caggagaaattccctaacctagcaagacAAGCTAATATTCAAAttaaggaaatgcagagaaccccagtaagatactccatgagaagatcattTCCAAGATATAataatcagattctccaaggtcataatgaaagaaaaaatgttaagggcagcctgagagaaaggccaggtcacctacaaagggaagtccatcagactaactgTGAATCTCTTAGTGGAAACACTACAGGTCAGAAAAGATTGGGGGCCAACAgtcaactttctttaaaaaaagaatttccaacccagaatttcatatctggccaaactaagcttcacaagtgaaggagaaataaaatccttttcagacaagaaaatgctgagcgAATTCATCATGACCAGGCCTGCTTTGcaacagctcctgaaggaagcactaaatatggaaaggaaaactgttaccagccactacaaaaacacaccaaaGTACACAGagcagtgacactatgaagcaaccacataaacaagtctgcaaaaaaGCAGCTAGcatcatcatgacaggatcaaatccacacatatcaatactattcttaaatgtaaatggagtaaatgaccccaattaaaagacacagaatggcaagctggatacaGAATTAAGGCCCGTCAGTATGTTGTCTTAAAGAGACCTatttcacatgcaaagacacacataggctcaaaataaagggatagaggaaaatttaacaagcaaatgaaaaacagaaaaaagcaggggctgcaatcctagtttctgacaaaacagactttaaacctacaaacataagaaaagacaaagaagggcctTACATAGTGGTAAAGAGTTAACCACTATGTAAGAAGAgataactattctaaatatatatgtgcccaatacaggagcactcagattcatagagcaagttcttggagacattcaaagagacttagactcccacacataatagtgggagactttaacaccccattgacaatattagatagatcattgagacagaaaattaacaaagttaTTCAGGATCTGAACTCAATCaactctggatcaagtggacctgttagatgtctacagaactctccacgccaaaacaacagaatatacattcttctcattgacACATCATACTTACTCTAAAACTGATCacacaattggaagtaaaacactcctcaacaaatgaaaaagaactggcataataacaaacagtctctcagacaataatgcaatcaaattagaactcgagatgaagaaattcactcaaaaccacacaactacatagaAATTGAAAAACCTGTTCTTGTATGACtcttgggtaaacaatgaaattaagggaGACATCAAGAacttctttgaaactaatgagaacaaagatacaacatgccagaatccctgggacacagctaaagcagtgttaagagggaaatttatagcactaaatgcccatatccAAAAGCTAGAAAGTTAATAACCtaatatcacaactaaaagaagtAGAGAACTAAGAGCAAATAAACcccaaagctggcagaagacaagaaataaccaagatcagagcagaaccaaaGGACACAGAGACACgtaaaaccttaaaaatatcaacaaatccTGGAGgtggatttttgaaaaaattaataaaatagatagatcactagctagactgataaagaagaaaagagaagattcaaatagacacaataagaaatgataagggggatatcaccactgaccccacaaaatacaaataaccatcagagaatactataaacacctctatgcacataaactagaaaatctagaagaaatggataaatatgcCCTAGatatatacaccctcccaagaaagaaccaggaagaaatggaatccctgaatagaccaataatgagttctgcagttgaggcagtaataaatagcctgccaaccaaaaaaatcccaggaccagatggagtcacagcttaattctaccagaggtgcagagaagagctggtaccattcctactgaaactattccaaaaaattgaaaagaaggaactccttcctaactcattctttaaggccagcatcattttgataccaaaacctggcagagatacaacacaaaagaaaacttcaggccaatattcttgatgaacattgatgcaaaaatccttaacaaaatactggcaaaccgaatcaagtaacacatcgaaaagcttatccaccacaatcaagtaaacttcatccctaggatgcaagtttggttccacatatgcaaatcaataaaagtgattcatcacataaacagaactaaagacaaaaaccacatgattatctcaatagatgcaaattTTCAGATGCTTAAAGTATTTATCTATAAAATTGGGAATATAGACTGTCCTGGATTTACAATTGTCCGACTTACAAATTTTCCACTTTACAATGACTTAAAGGCAATGCAAATCCAGTAGAAGCCATACTTCAAGTACACATATAACTGAATTATTCATTCAGTTTCAGTCCAGCATTCCATAAATTTCATGAGACAGTCAACACCTCATTATAAAATAGGccttgtgttagatgattttgcccaactgcagGATAACTTAAGTTTTCTGGGCATGTTTAAGTTACTCCAGGCtcagctatgatgtttggtaggttaggtgtattaaatgcattttccacttaatatattttcatcctgcaatgtgtttatttggatgtcaccccatcataagtcaagatACATCTGTATGTGCttctacttgtttttttcttaattttgaagaaGGCTCAATAATTTCTGTGCTGGGTCCTAAGCACATGTGGAATGGTGATCAGATTAAAAATTATCACTCATAAAAGACTGAGAAAATTTTCCCCTCATTCTCATTGGTTTTCTGAGTGTTGATCCAGAGCTTCCTTCTGCCCAAGAAAAGCAATAAATACGCTGAGGAAGAGTATTCACAGATGTTTCAGGGGGAGAAGTGGGAGGTGGGTCACATATGTAGCTGCCTCCTCAAGCAGTTGGAGACATTGTCTCATTCCTGCGAAGCCCTGGGTCATGAGAGTGTGGTCCCATTCCATGCAGACCTGAGACTAGGATGGCTCACTGAGGCCTGGGACTGAGCCCTGAGTGCCACCATCACTGCTGGGCTGCAGAAATCATTCAGGTGGCTGAGTAGGGGACAGAAGACCTGGTATCCCCACCCACAAATGGACCATGTGGACTCAGGAAGCCCATGTGTTCTTCCAAATGGTGGATGTAGCTCCCCATCCCCCTGCAGCAtcatggggaggagaggaggtggcCCCTCCTACCAAACAAAGAAAGCACATCCTGAGATTGAATTTTCCAATCTTCAGGCAAGTGGGGGCTCAGAGCCAGAGTTCATTTGatttacaaaaatacagaaatgtgatGTTTCTTGGAACCAAAGCTATGGAAACTCATGTGAACACATTCACGATTTATTACGCTTAAATCATCTTTATTCAGCTCAGGAGTGGGGTGGCTGGAAGCATAAGCTTCAGGTCCAGGAAGATGGGTTTGGATCCAGCCTCTGCCACTTGCTGTCTGGAATAAGACTCAAAACATTTAACTCCTCCAAGCttcagtgtccttataaaaaatgaggaaacagtACTGGTCCCATGACATTGTGTGAGGATTGAATAGCACATAATACACTGTATTAGAAGTGCTTGTCAAGGTGCTTGGCAAATGATAGGTGCTCGGTCAATAGCCTCTGTGTATAGTAACAGTTCTGGTACTAATTTTGGTAGCTGGGGGGATGGTAATAACTGTGATGCAACAAGTAtcttattcccatttcacagatgaagacataagctctgggaaaaaaaaaaaaatcttcaactgGTTACCTTGCCCACCCCACGACATATCCTAAGATCTGGCACatgataattttaatgaaatatctgggtgaatggattaatgaaaggagaaagcagagccggtggtgggggtggtggtgtgaaTGACCACTGAAGTCTGAAGTAGGGTGCAGATTTGTTGATCAGTTGAAAGTTACTCGGGTCACATCTGAAGGTGGCTCTAGGTCACCCTAGAGGCCTAGGCTGGCTGTCTTCAGGTCAGGGAGCTGAGTTGCCATCCAAAGACTCAAAGGAGTGAATCGTACACATCAATCATGGGTTTGGCTTGGCCACCACCCTGCTGGACCACTACTTGGCCTTCTAACCTCATGGAGAGCCTGACCAGGCCTGCCACAGAGATCTCAGAGTGCCAGAGAATCTCCACTATGTCCTTAGCTCTGCACAGTCAGGGCTTCCCTGAAGTCTGCCTCTCTCTGTCATTATGCTTGGCCAGGACTGCTCATCCTGATGGCACTGGGTTACAGAGGGAGAGCTAAGGGGACCAGGAGGCAGGCACTTTGTGTGACTTCGGAGGGTCCTTCTACCCCAAGACCTCACTGCTGCCATCTGTAAGTGAAGGAACTGGATCAGATGGGGAATAAGGAGGGCTCCATCTCATGCTGAAGGCCAAGGCTAGGAGTGGCTGCCTGGGGTACAGTGCTGGGAGGGTTTGCAAGGGGAGTGTCAAGGCTGGTCAGTGATTATGTGGAAGAGTCAGGGCCCATCAGGGGAATGAAGTGGCTAAGGGTGCCTCCAGCCCTAATAGCCACAAGTGAATTCTGTTGAAAGGGAGTTCTAGCATCTCACAGACAAAGTGGAGCCTCGGGATGGAGGCTGAAGGCCAGACAGGGTCCTCCCTGTCCCATGGCATTAATTCCTCTCAGAACTCACAGATGGTCAGTCGATACTGCAGGCAGTTCCTGTCATTCCACTGCCCATCTGTGTACATCTCCACACACTGCTCTTTTCCCCGACCTGCAGGCTCCCCTGGATACCAGTTGGTGTAGTTTACAGGGGTCCCATCTGAGTAGCGGAAGTCTCCAGGCCTGGGACCCTCAGTCAGGCCCACATAAGCATACGTGTTGTACTTCTTCACGAAGCTTGCAATGGCCTCATTTTCCTCTGGACTCCTCGGGACAGCAATGCGGCCACCTGCTCTGGCACATGCCTCCTGAATGGCATCAAAAGTGACGGACTGCCCATTGGTGGAGAAGATCTTCTCTCCTATTGTCATTATGGAGCCCTGCAGACTGAGGGCTGAGAGTAGAAGAGTCCGGATCAGGCCACTGACCGCTTTGTCTCTAAGCCACCTCCCTCACCTGGGGTTTCTGCTACCAGATTCTCCCCAGtctctccatctctgcctctctctgtgtcttctcttcctcttccaatCGCAGTTTTCTAAATTCACTTTTAGACTCTcctctatttattcattcacccaagTAACAATTACTTGTTGCCAGAAATGGTGCAATTTCCTGGGATTCAGTGGAAAGCAAGGCAGGTGGAGAACTTGCTTTCCTATGAAATGGGGAGTGAATTGTGTCTGCTTTTGTCTCCTCTGGGCCATTCAAAGACATCAGAAAAGCAAACATCATTCCTTTCCCTAAGGCCTGCATGTGCATGCCTATTTGTCATCTCTATGTTCTAGAAGCCGGTGCTGAGAATGAGGGGAACTTGTGGGAAATTCCTACCCTGTGAGGCCCAGGGCGTCCCCTTACCTCCCCTTGTCTGCAGGATTTGATGTCTGAAGTCGTGGAGTGTGGCTTGGAGCTCCTCATCTAGATGAGCTGGAAGCCCTGTGGAGAGCGCCCCACACAGAAGGAGGGGCAAGACAGTGAAGACCCCCACTTGCTGCCACGCAGGCGTTTTGCCATCTGCAATCCTGGAACTCTGCCCTTTCACTGCTGCTAGGCACCGCCCAGACCCCAGGCTCAGAGGGTCCACGAGATTCCAGTGTGTCTCCACACCCCGTGGTCCCCTATTCTTCAGTGAAGCCTTGCCCCTGCTGAGACCCCCCACCCCTTGTCCTCTTTCCTGCTCTGTCCCTCGAGGGGCTCTGTCTGCCCGCCTCTGTGGGGCAAGTCCCTCTCCCACACCCTCCACCAAGGGCAAGCATGATGCTCTCTGCACTGCCCTGATGGACTTGCTTACTGCTCTGAGCTTCAAAGTTCCCCTCTGTCTGTGGGGCTCCTGATCACACCATCTGCCTGGATGCCTGGTCCGCATTCACCCTTCAGACTGCCGCCAGCAACTCCATCCCAGGATgtgcctcccctgcctcccaggtctgTCCCTCATCCCACAACTGACTCAGTGTCTCCCCATCGGTGGTCATGAGGCACGGAGGACTTCCCACACCTGCCCTTCCCTGAATTGTGACCACACTCCCTAGACACCTGGGCTTTCTCCCTCAAATTCATATTCTCTTACTTAGGTTGAGCCAAATGCCCTTGGGGAACCTGCAGGGTTTGTCTGACCCCCATCACCCCTGTGTAACTGACTTCAGGGTCGCTGTGCCCATGTTCCCACTGCCCACCTGCCCCACTCTGCTCACCTGGAGGGCCCCTCTCCCCAGGCTCCCCCTTCTCTCCACACTCTCCAGGGACACCAGGGGCTCCAGGCAGCCCATCATTCCCAGAAGGACATTGCATATCTCCAGGCGGACCCATGGGGcctgcagagaaaagagacatGGATGTGTGCAATCTGTCACCCACAACTGGTTGGACCTAGTGAGACTCGATGCCTATTATCACTGGGGCTGGCTCAGCTATCACTCCGTGGCCACTATGAGGACAGACTCTCCAGGATGCACCATCCTAAGGGCTCCAGGAacccaccaggtcccacccagCTTACTATAGCCCCCAGCTCACTATGGCCCACAGCCTAGGGGCCTGGACAGATGGGCCTCCTGAAAACGGGTCTGTGTCCCTCAGCTGAGGGTGGGGTCTCAAGCACAGTACCTGGAGGGCCAGGGTCTCCTTTGACACCATCTCTCCCGTCCCTGCCTGGTAGGCCGTGGGATCCAGGAGTGCCGGGGATACCAGGGCTTCCAACACAAACGTCCTTCACTTCGCACGCAGCACCAGAGGCTGCCATCAAGATGAGGGTGAGGGCCAGAGGGCACAGCCACATGGCTCTGGCTCCAGTTGCTGCTCCTGCAGGAGGGATGGCCATGAGCCCATCTGCCACCTCTGCCAACATCTCCCCCACTGTGCTCTGTCAGGACTCAGGAAGCTGGGCAGAGCTGAGAGGCAGGGCGTGTGAGACCAGAGTGCTGGGAAGACCCAAAGCCCCCGGGAAAATTCCCAGCATCATCTAGCACCTGGCACGGCCTCATGCTTCAGGCCTCTGGCTGGAGATTGTGGGGTCTCCAGGCtgctgaggaggagaaagagtaaGGAGCTCTGGGGAGCCCGGGGACCTGGGCTCCATTGCAGTCTCCTTTTTGTCAGTGCCTCACTATGTTACCCTGGGAAactggcttcacctctctgacTTCAGCTGAATCTTCCGTGCTCTGCAGAAAACCTGCCCTGTCCCTCTCAGGCTGTTAGGAGGAAGGATGAGGTCACTCAGTCACTGACTCACTCCATCTGTCCCTCATATGCTCTGTTACCTTCTTTTCAGGCTCCAAGAAATCAGCGACCTGAGAATGAAAAGAGATGAACGGGGCCCACAGCCTGGGCCCTTCAAGGTGATGATCAGGCTGGTGATGACCCTCTCACAGTCAGTGATGAGGTCTTCCTCCTTCTTGGGGTCTGTTCTCCCACTCCCCCCACTTAGGCCCTGCTGAGTCCCTGGTAGGGATGGATCTGGCCAAGGAAGATATCAAAGTATGAGGGTCTTTGCAGGTCATCCATAGTGACCGTGCTGTGAAACACCTCCCAGTGGAAAATGGGAGTTGCCCTCCTTCCCAGCCTGGGCCTTGGTCAGGCCTGTGGCTGCTGGGCTGGTCCTCTCTGCCTGCGATCCTCAAGCTAGAGAACACCCAGGGGATGGGGCTAAACTCACCCACACACAGAGCCTCCAGCTTCTTGGGTCTCTGCCTCTAAGTCAGAGGGTAAGGTAGACAGCAGCATTTATAGGTGTGGGGGCTGCCAggcttcctccccacccctgagAGCCCTACCACAAAACCTGTGCTCCAAGCAGGAAATAGGCATGGTGTTTACACAGCCCATTTCCCCAAGAGCACTCAGGCTGGAGAATCTCAAAGGACCCTTGAGGGGAGCACAGAACCTGCCAAAGAGGAACTCCAGGTCTGTAAGAAGAGAAATCCCCCCCATGGCTGAGGTCACCCACCCTGTCCCTAGCAAGCTCCTTAGCAGTGAAAGCCGAGAGCCCTTACACAGGCACTAAGGAAGCCCCATTGGGCTCCTGGTTTAAATTCACACAATGAAGAAGTCACTGCTCCAGCTGAGATTGGTCAGGTTGATCCAGGCCAACTTGTCTGCCCTGCGACCTGGCTCAGCCCTGAGCCCCAGGCCCCCCCGCCAGCCTGTGTCCCTAGAGCCTGCAGCTGAGTTGGTGGGCACATGGGCAGAGTGGCTGGCAAATTTGCTGCACGTTCCACTTCCCTCTGCCCTAGCAGGTTCAGCTGAAGGAGTCATGGCAGCACCTGGAAGGTCACGGGAGAGCTGCAGTTTCTGTCTTTGGTAGAACATCACTTTGGGTGATGTCTGGCAACCTGCAATGGTGATTATGCTAAGTGTCCCAGTGATATATGAAGCCCTAGTTGTTGACGTCCTGGTTCCAGCATCTGGATTAGGAGGGAATCTCCAACTGTGGAGGTGGTAATGATGGGAACCAAGACAGGAAAATCTCCCCTGGCTTATTTGGAATTGGTTTGAAAAATCCCAAACCATTGAGGAGTTTGGAGCTCTTCCAGGGAGCGGAAGCTCAGCCAATGGACCCCACTCCCAggagcaggaggctgggcagTGCCAATTTGTAGCACGGAGTCTTTCAGCTGCCCCAGTGCTGTCTGCCACACCATGTGGTGGGTGCTGGGCCAGGTGTGGAATGGGGGAGTCAGGCCAGTGCAAggtgggggcaggtggggtgCAGCTCCAGCAACTTGGCTGTGGGGAGGCAGGGCTGTTTTGCAGGTGATGAGCAGAAACAGAGGCCAACTCGGATGTGCAGGGCCTTGTGGTTGGCAGGGCAGGGCATGACTTTAGGGGAAAGGCACACTTGAGTTTTGACCCAGAGCTGTCACTTATTACCCATGTGGACTCAGTCAGGTTATGTAACATTTTGAGGctcagtttcctttttgtttttattatcttgAAACATCAAATTTACAGAAGAATTGCAGGCATTTACAGAAGAAATGCGGGCATGGTACAAACATGTTTCCCTGAACCTATGAAAGTAGGTTGTCAGCATGAAACCCCAACACTCCAGTACTTTAATGTGTTTTTCACACAAAGGCATTTTCACATTATAACCATAATCAAGAAATTGACGTGGATACAGCAACTCCAAATAGCCTTCAGGTCCTATGCAAAATGTACCCTATGCCCCAACAGTGTCCTTTATAGCAAAGGGTCCATTTCTGAGCCATGTGCCTTATTCGATTGTCACACTCACACTTCTCCAGGGTCCTGAAACCCACAAAGTCCCTCTGTCTTCCCTTCACCTTCATGACCTGAACACAGTGTGAAGATCATAGGAGAGTTACTGTGTAGAATgcccctcactttttttttttttaaatgtattggcTCACGATTAGATTCAGGTTCTGTAACTTCGGCAGAAATACCGTAGACACCCCGCTGCGCTCTTCTCCCATTCTACCGGGCAGCATGTGACTTTAGTTTGCCCCAAGATTGATGATGTTCGTGTTGATCATTGAATTAAGGTGGTGGGTGTCACACTTCACTACCataaatacattctttttctggttttaatcAGTGACTATGTTATGAGGACGCACTTTGAGACTATTGTAAAGATCCCATTCCTCATCACACTGTCTCTGTTGCCCATTGATTGATTTGTAGCAATGTGGACTCGTGCGTGAGGCCTACCACCGACCACCAGGGGGTGCCAAGCACCCGCCTGCGGGCTGCAGGGGGCACTATGTGTGTTTGATGTTGAAACAGTTATAGTTTGCCAGCACATGGCACCAGTGAATCTAAAGAAGGTCGTTAAGAAGATGGTTCTCCCAACACAAATTTGTCACTCTTAGCTCTAAGAATTGCTGTAGTTCCTGCTGAGTTCCGAGTGCCCACACCAGGCCACTCAGCTGTGTCCACAGCCTCCTCCCCCTGCTTAGGCTCCACTGTCCCCACCAGTCCAGTCTGCTCTCCTTCAGTATCTTTCTCGCTCTCCTCGGGGCCTCACCCTCCACGTTGGGCTTCCTCCCTCTGCAGGGACATCCTGTTCACACTGCCAGTCCTTGGGTGCCCATGCCAAGCCACCTCAGAGTCCACAGTCTCGTTCCACTTGGAGTCCCACTCCCTGTGGCGGGACTCCCGCCTCATCCAGTGTGACTGAAACCAGGAAGATGATGCTTTCCCACGTGGGCAAGGTAAGACTGAAggtgatatggacaggagacgGGGAAACACTGGGTAGAAGAGCATGGttcctggcaaaggccccaccctcaaacCTGAAGACCCATGGTCCTAAATGGGAACAGACATTTCTATTTTCGTGgccaaaagttgccttttggcctccCATACCCCCTATCCTGCACACATAGAAACCCTgaaccccaggctccagaagcagaCCAGCAGACCAGCAGACAAGCAGACGGACAGCAGAATGatgtggcagagagagagagaaaaggagggacaGCTGAATGCCAAAGAGAGTTTGACTGGGGTGATTGGAGAAGAGTCCAGCTACTGGgtggcccaactccaggggaagatcaccttcccactccattctCCCTTCCAGTTCCCCATCCATCTCGCTGAgcgccacctccaccactcaataaaatctTGCACTCATCCTCTGAGCCcatgtgtgatctgattcttctggGATGCTGGGTGAGAAttcaggatacagaaagctgtcacacctGCCCTCTACCTTTGTGTAGAGGGTCCACCGAGCTGATTAATACTGGAGACGTCTGTGGAAGGGAAAGCTGAAAGAGCTTGTAATACTGGGGTTGCAGGCACACATCCCTAGACACTACCACAGGGCCAAAGCCCAAAGCACTCACCCTGGCCTCTGTAACCTGCCCATCTGCTTGCTCTCCTAGGGGTTTGAGCAGTGGGGTGACTGAACAGGCAAGCCACACCCCTGTTGCATGTCCTGCAACAGGGATAAGGGAGCTCTTCCATTTCAGCTGGAGCCCTGTCTGGGATATTCATCGGAAGGGTGAGTACAGATGTGAAACCATCGGATCTGCCTCTTTTCCAAGGCCCTGCcacctctctctttcctgctctgtTTCTCTTCACAGAGGTCTAGCCACCACATGGGACTGGAGTAAAGACCTCAGGCAACCAAAGGCACTTTTGCTGGAAGGCCCCAAGACTGAACTCCGTTGGCCAAGACCCACAGACTTCACAAACTTCACTTggtgtcttttcttctttcacagtTTGAAATGgctcttatttcttcctttataatgTTAACAGTTTTGCTACAGGCTGTGGCTATAACATTAAATAGAATGAGTGCTTGGCTCAGCCATCAAAGGTGGAAATTAGAacaatgtggtttttgttttttcttgaatgTGTGATGCCCACATCCACCCTGACAGCCGCAGTTGCTCACGTTACACACACCCCCGCCCCACAACTCGTACTCACTCCCCTCCTGGCTCGGGCACCTGGGAATGTCCAGAGCATGCAAAAGCTGTGCCCAATGGCCACAAGGGGTGGAAGAAACAGTGGCTACTGCCAGGGGCCCTGCTGGAAAGGCCAGCCAGCACTTCTCAGCTGTCACGCCTATGGAACTTTCACTCCTCTGGCCGAGGAGTTCAGCCCAGTTCAATCCAGGGGAAAGATACAATGATTAAAGGGACAAATTTGCACTGAGCAAGAGGTTCTTCCTGTTAAATACAGTAGGAAATTCTTCTTCAAAGGTCTAGCTTGCTTAAATTTCCTTGTCCTTCATTCCCTGCTTTCAAGGCCAGACTTCCTTACTCTCTGTGTTCCCCCAGCCCTGGTAAACAACCTTCCCACCAATCCTTATCTATAGAGTGCACATTCCACATCTGCTACCCACTCTGTGAATTAGCCCTCCCATTGCAACGGCTTCTCCTGCTGAAACTGATCTTCCTGTCTTTCCACCAGTGTAACAGCATTCCTGCACTTTTCAAGTTAGTCAACTGGGTTTGGCTTAGATTGTGCGGTCCAACTCCAGTCAATGGAGGCAGGGTACAGTTACAGGGACAAGCTACGTTAAGAGATAATCAAAATCCCTTCTTTCCTTTGTCCTGGGTGCTCTCACCATTGCTCCGTACGCAAGACACACCCTCCTGCAGGagtaaatttgccttgctgagaaagtTTATGTTTGAGTGCTATTCTTTTGCGGCACTGAAAATTTGTTTCTAACATTACCCCAGTACCTTCCCCTTTCTCCCCTTATGCTATTttgggtttttgggtttttttccttttctgggtGAGAGGGTTCCCCCTCCCAGCACTCTGCTGCTGATGGGGAAAATAACAGAGGAGCAGGCCCTGCTGGCTGATACCTGCACATTTGGCAGAGGTCATTTGAGACAACCTAAACAGATACGTGCAGCCTCTTGAAATACTTTTTAGTCCCAAACTTTATTCCAAACTTCAGGCTGAGTCCCTAGAAAGGAAAACTAGATCTGAGGGACCTAAAGCCAGGCAACAGGCACAATGTAAATGGGTAGGACAAATTCCTGCAGACTAAATCCCCACACCATGGAAGGAGGCCATGctccatggcataaatgaggcCCAGGGAACTCAAAGTTTATTGACAGCAGGGGAAGATGGAGGCATAAGTGAGGGCGAATAATTCCTATTCTCTAGGCCTTTTCTGCTTCATGGTTGAATGCTGCATTGGTACTCATGAGTGGCACCTGCAAAGGTCACTGGGACTCAGGAACAAAAATATGGAAGAGAGGAAGGATGCTTGCTTTGCCTCTCCATCACACCCTGAGTTT
This genomic stretch from Nomascus leucogenys isolate Asia chromosome 18, Asia_NLE_v1, whole genome shotgun sequence harbors:
- the LOC100590566 gene encoding pulmonary surfactant-associated protein A1, translated to MLAEVADGLMAIPPAGAATGARAMWLCPLALTLILMAASGAACEVKDVCVGSPGIPGTPGSHGLPGRDGRDGVKGDPGPPGPMGPPGDMQCPSGNDGLPGAPGVPGECGEKGEPGERGPPGLPAHLDEELQATLHDFRHQILQTRGALSLQGSIMTIGEKIFSTNGQSVTFDAIQEACARAGGRIAVPRSPEENEAIASFVKKYNTYAYVGLTEGPRPGDFRYSDGTPVNYTNWYPGEPAGRGKEQCVEMYTDGQWNDRNCLQYRLTICEF